One window from the genome of Saccharicrinis carchari encodes:
- a CDS encoding Dps family protein, with translation MKNLVGLDKEKTKVLAEKLNELLADYQLFYQNLRGFHWNIKGRDFFELHTKFEEFYDDAVVKVDEIAERILTLEVEPLHTFSDYLKTATIKEAKGISGGDKAVEVVVDNFATLVCLEREILALAGDANDEGTVALMSDYIAQTEKTLWMLNSYLK, from the coding sequence ATGAAGAATTTAGTTGGATTAGACAAGGAGAAAACAAAAGTATTGGCCGAAAAGTTAAATGAGCTATTGGCCGATTATCAACTTTTTTATCAGAACCTAAGAGGTTTTCATTGGAATATCAAAGGACGCGATTTTTTTGAACTGCATACTAAATTCGAGGAGTTTTACGACGATGCTGTGGTAAAAGTAGATGAAATTGCAGAACGAATTTTAACCCTTGAGGTAGAGCCACTTCATACTTTTAGCGATTATTTAAAAACCGCAACTATTAAAGAAGCAAAAGGCATAAGCGGAGGGGATAAAGCCGTTGAAGTGGTAGTGGACAATTTTGCCACTTTAGTATGCTTAGAACGTGAGATACTTGCCCTGGCCGGCGATGCCAACGACGAAGGAACCGTGGCCTTGATGAGCGACTATATAGCCCAAACCGAAAAAACCCTTTGGATGCTGAACTCGTATTTAAAATAA
- a CDS encoding hydrogen peroxide-inducible genes activator → MITLTQLEYVVAVDTYRHFVTASEKCFVSQPTLSMQVKKLEEELGVMIFDRSKQPVVPTHVGKAIVEQARKTLAENKRIYNLVQEFTNRMDGELSIAIIPSLAPYLLPLFVGSFSRMYPTVKIKIVELLSEDIIDQLNKDTVDVGLLVTPLNEKGIREKTIFYERMFLYVNNEHPLAALPKIDSEDMDVEGLWLLSRGHCFRSQVVNLCSFRDKMRDENSIDYESGSLETIKKLVEIEGGYTLLPELSVDDKVRNNKYARIKNIGDSDPLREVSMVYSRNFAKQQLLHVLFDCIRESVPQHLLNKKHGHIVEWRK, encoded by the coding sequence ATGATTACTTTAACACAGTTAGAATATGTGGTTGCCGTAGATACCTACCGCCATTTTGTAACGGCCAGCGAAAAATGCTTTGTGTCGCAACCTACTTTAAGTATGCAGGTGAAAAAACTGGAAGAAGAGTTGGGGGTGATGATATTCGACCGGAGTAAACAACCCGTGGTGCCTACGCATGTGGGTAAAGCTATTGTGGAACAGGCACGTAAAACCCTGGCAGAGAATAAACGAATTTATAACTTAGTGCAAGAGTTTACCAACCGCATGGATGGTGAGCTGAGCATTGCTATTATTCCTTCACTGGCACCCTATCTGCTACCCCTTTTTGTGGGCTCATTTTCGCGCATGTACCCAACCGTAAAAATAAAAATAGTGGAATTATTGTCGGAAGATATCATCGACCAGTTGAATAAAGATACGGTGGATGTAGGCCTGTTGGTTACACCACTGAATGAGAAAGGTATCCGGGAGAAAACCATCTTTTATGAGCGTATGTTTTTGTATGTCAATAATGAGCACCCTCTGGCAGCTTTGCCAAAGATAGATTCCGAAGATATGGACGTAGAGGGTTTATGGTTGTTAAGTAGAGGGCATTGTTTTAGAAGTCAGGTAGTTAATCTTTGTTCGTTTCGCGATAAAATGAGAGATGAAAATTCTATTGATTACGAAAGTGGTTCATTAGAAACGATAAAAAAGCTGGTGGAAATAGAAGGAGGCTATACCCTGCTGCCTGAGCTTTCGGTTGATGATAAGGTACGCAATAATAAATATGCCCGGATTAAGAATATTGGAGATAGCGATCCCTTGCGCGAGGTGAGCATGGTCTACTCCCGTAACTTTGCAAAGCAGCAGCTGCTCCATGTGTTGTTCGACTGTATAAGAGAATCTGTACCGCAACACCTACTCAACAAAAAACATGGACATATAGTGGAGTGGCGCAAGTGA
- a CDS encoding patatin-like phospholipase family protein — MDNKKIGIALSGGGARGIAHIGVLKALEEYKIEPAYVSGTSMGAIVGVLFAAGLKADEIATLFKDEKIFKWFKVEWFKPGFLSLAGLKEILLKYIGHNKFDKLQRHFFVAVTNLNLGKGQIIQKGDKLIDWVIASAGLPVVFAPVQLDGYMYVDGGVFHNLPAEALLGECDFIIGSNVNPVSRDNKVESAKQVGERVFNLSVSQNVLHSRSYCDFFIEPRDIINYSLWDYFKIDELIEVGYTATQKVIERFILPEFGEPANKIAR, encoded by the coding sequence ATGGATAATAAAAAAATAGGAATTGCGCTTAGTGGAGGTGGAGCCAGAGGTATAGCGCATATTGGGGTGTTAAAAGCACTGGAAGAATATAAGATTGAACCGGCATATGTGTCCGGCACAAGTATGGGGGCTATCGTAGGTGTGCTGTTTGCGGCGGGTCTCAAAGCCGACGAAATAGCTACTTTATTTAAGGATGAAAAAATATTTAAATGGTTTAAGGTAGAATGGTTTAAACCCGGTTTTTTAAGTTTGGCAGGCTTAAAGGAAATTTTACTTAAATACATTGGTCACAATAAGTTTGATAAGTTGCAGCGTCATTTTTTTGTGGCTGTAACCAATCTGAATCTGGGTAAAGGTCAAATTATTCAAAAGGGGGATAAGCTCATCGATTGGGTGATTGCCAGTGCCGGATTGCCCGTTGTGTTTGCGCCGGTTCAATTGGATGGCTACATGTACGTAGATGGTGGTGTATTTCATAACCTGCCTGCCGAGGCTTTATTAGGAGAGTGTGATTTTATCATCGGTTCAAATGTGAATCCGGTAAGCCGCGACAATAAAGTGGAATCGGCCAAGCAAGTGGGTGAAAGGGTTTTTAACTTGTCTGTATCGCAAAATGTTTTACATAGCCGTTCGTACTGCGACTTTTTTATTGAACCCCGTGATATTATCAATTATTCGTTATGGGACTATTTTAAGATAGATGAGCTTATTGAGGTAGGTTATACGGCAACGCAAAAGGTTATAGAGCGGTTTATATTGCCTGAGTTTGGTGAACCAGCAAACAAGATAGCCAGGTAA
- a CDS encoding O-methyltransferase, with product MNWYLIKSYLRYRLKTKYRPKNSSFISDVFDRVVWETYPYYNFTAISKIRTALLRSKQKFEITDLGAGSKKFKNNKRSVRHLVKYNASSKKQGELLFRMVAYFKPKTIIELGTSLGLGTLYLAMGNPSTRVHTIEGCPEIAKIAERNFKAEGIGNVTQHVGSFKNELPKLIHVLPALDMVYFDGHHDYMATLMYFNMCLPKASESALFIFDDIYWSAGMTKAWNQIIGHPSVAASFDFFDFGIVILKKDMEKIHGVVKWS from the coding sequence GTGAACTGGTATCTGATAAAATCTTACTTAAGGTATAGATTAAAAACAAAGTACAGACCGAAAAACTCTTCTTTTATTTCTGATGTATTCGATAGGGTAGTTTGGGAGACTTATCCATATTATAACTTTACAGCTATAAGCAAAATTCGAACTGCCCTGCTTAGGTCTAAGCAAAAATTTGAGATAACTGATTTGGGGGCCGGATCAAAAAAATTTAAAAACAACAAGCGTTCCGTTCGTCATCTTGTAAAGTATAATGCCAGCTCAAAAAAACAGGGAGAATTATTGTTTCGTATGGTGGCTTACTTTAAGCCAAAAACCATTATAGAGCTGGGTACTTCGCTGGGTTTGGGCACCTTATACCTGGCAATGGGAAATCCAAGTACTCGGGTTCATACAATAGAGGGCTGCCCCGAAATTGCAAAAATAGCAGAACGAAATTTTAAAGCCGAAGGAATCGGGAATGTCACACAACATGTTGGGAGCTTTAAAAATGAATTGCCAAAACTGATTCATGTGCTACCTGCGCTGGATATGGTTTACTTTGATGGGCATCACGATTACATGGCAACCTTAATGTATTTTAATATGTGTCTGCCTAAAGCATCGGAATCGGCTCTGTTTATTTTTGACGATATTTATTGGTCGGCAGGAATGACTAAAGCTTGGAACCAGATCATAGGCCATCCCTCGGTAGCTGCTTCATTTGATTTTTTCGATTTTGGTATAGTCATATTAAAAAAGGATATGGAAAAGATACATGGCGTGGTGAAATGGAGCTAA
- a CDS encoding fumarate hydratase, giving the protein MSEFIYQKPFPINGDRTEYRLLTKNYVSTVEVDGRKILKVDPKGLELLAKEAIADISFYLRPSHLEKLSNILKDEEASDNDKFVAHTMLMNQVVSAEGELPTCQDTGTAIVLAKKGEDVYTGACDAEHLSKGIYDTYKDRNLRYSQVVPQNMFEEKNTGNNLPAQIDIYAEQGNKYEFLFVTKGGGSGNKTFLYQQTKSLLTEENLSRFVKEKIKDLGTSACPPYHLALVIGGTSAEATLATVKKASAGYLDHLPTEGNDNGQAFRDLEWEEKVLKICQNSEIGAQFGGKYFVHDVRVIRLPRHAASCPVGLGVSCSADRNAKARITEEGIFLEQLEKNPARFVPERAPELAPAVDIDLDQPMEEVLKVLTQYPIKTRLNLSGTLIVARDIAHANIKAMLDRGEEMPEYMKNHPVYYAGPAKTPKGMPSGSFGPTTAGRMDPYVADFQSKSGSLIMLAKGNRSQQVTDACKKYGGFYLGSIGGPAAILAKTNIKSVEVIDFPELGMEAVRKIRIENFPAFIIVDDKGNDFFADMK; this is encoded by the coding sequence ATGTCTGAGTTTATTTATCAAAAGCCATTTCCTATAAATGGAGACCGCACCGAATACCGTCTGTTGACAAAAAATTATGTTTCAACCGTTGAGGTGGACGGGAGAAAAATTTTGAAAGTTGACCCCAAAGGGCTCGAACTTCTGGCAAAGGAAGCCATTGCGGATATCTCGTTTTATTTGCGCCCTTCACATCTCGAAAAACTATCCAACATATTAAAAGATGAGGAAGCGTCGGATAATGATAAGTTTGTTGCACATACCATGTTGATGAACCAGGTTGTATCGGCCGAAGGGGAGTTGCCAACCTGCCAGGATACCGGTACAGCTATTGTATTGGCCAAAAAGGGTGAAGATGTTTATACTGGTGCATGTGACGCCGAGCATCTGTCCAAAGGTATTTACGATACATACAAAGATAGAAATCTGCGTTATTCGCAGGTAGTGCCCCAAAACATGTTTGAGGAAAAAAATACGGGCAACAATTTACCGGCCCAAATTGATATTTATGCCGAGCAGGGCAATAAATATGAGTTTTTGTTCGTGACCAAGGGGGGAGGTTCAGGCAATAAAACTTTTTTATATCAGCAGACTAAAAGTTTGTTGACAGAGGAAAACCTAAGCCGTTTTGTAAAAGAAAAAATTAAAGACCTGGGTACATCCGCCTGTCCGCCGTACCATTTGGCACTCGTTATTGGAGGCACATCGGCCGAGGCTACCCTGGCTACGGTAAAAAAAGCATCGGCAGGTTATTTGGATCATCTGCCTACCGAAGGTAATGATAACGGGCAGGCTTTTCGTGATCTGGAATGGGAAGAAAAGGTATTGAAAATATGTCAGAACAGCGAGATAGGCGCACAGTTTGGCGGTAAGTATTTTGTGCACGATGTAAGGGTAATTCGTTTACCGCGCCATGCTGCTTCCTGCCCCGTTGGTTTGGGGGTTAGCTGTAGTGCCGACCGTAACGCCAAGGCCAGAATAACCGAAGAAGGCATATTTTTAGAGCAGTTGGAAAAGAATCCTGCACGGTTTGTACCCGAAAGGGCACCCGAGCTGGCTCCTGCTGTTGATATTGATTTGGATCAGCCCATGGAGGAGGTGTTAAAGGTGTTGACACAATATCCCATTAAAACCCGCTTGAATTTATCAGGCACCTTAATTGTGGCCAGAGATATAGCCCATGCCAATATTAAAGCCATGCTGGATAGGGGCGAAGAAATGCCCGAATACATGAAAAACCATCCTGTATATTATGCAGGGCCGGCCAAAACACCCAAGGGAATGCCATCAGGCAGTTTTGGACCTACCACTGCCGGACGAATGGATCCATACGTAGCTGATTTTCAAAGTAAAAGTGGATCTTTAATTATGTTGGCCAAAGGAAATCGATCGCAGCAGGTTACGGATGCCTGTAAAAAATATGGTGGTTTTTATTTAGGTTCAATAGGTGGCCCTGCGGCCATATTGGCCAAAACGAATATTAAATCGGTAGAAGTAATTGATTTCCCGGAGCTGGGAATGGAAGCGGTACGTAAGATACGTATTGAAAATTTCCCTGCCTTTATTATTGTGGATGATAAAGGAAACGATTTTTTTGCAGATATGAAGTAA
- a CDS encoding acyl-CoA thioesterase has product MIEHHFNIRPTYNEVDQMGYVYHANHVSYCHQARTEMLRTMGIHDAKLESCGIMMPVISFNIQYKNPAHYDELLTITTRIKEIPKVKFMFAYEIKNELGKLVSRANSEVAFVDIVSRKPMAAPKIVTEGLSSLLPI; this is encoded by the coding sequence ATGATAGAACACCATTTTAACATAAGGCCAACCTACAACGAGGTGGATCAAATGGGCTACGTGTACCATGCTAATCATGTAAGTTATTGCCATCAGGCACGCACCGAAATGTTACGCACGATGGGTATCCATGATGCAAAATTAGAGAGCTGCGGTATTATGATGCCGGTTATTTCCTTTAACATCCAATACAAAAACCCGGCACACTACGATGAGCTTCTTACCATTACTACACGGATAAAAGAAATACCTAAAGTTAAATTCATGTTTGCGTATGAGATAAAAAATGAACTGGGCAAATTGGTGAGCAGGGCCAATTCGGAAGTAGCTTTTGTAGATATTGTTTCGCGCAAACCGATGGCAGCACCAAAAATTGTTACAGAAGGCCTTAGCAGCCTCCTACCCATTTAA
- a CDS encoding ATP-binding protein: MKEITLLSGKGGTGKTTLTAALASIAHKAVLCDNDVDAADLHLILHPKVRCKHVFQGAWQATIDSNKCTQCDACITNCRFDAIHMNATGYPEVNPISCEGCRLCERICPANAIISERSQNNYWYESDTRFGPLVHARMGPGEENSGKLVSTVRKKAREIAKEIQADFIINDGPPGIGCSVISALSGTHLLVLITEPSQSGLYDAKRLVQLAQSFNIPVRGIINKANINSEMTRMISQFFDSEQIPVLAHIPFDKNVVQAMIEGKTIVEHDSTSELTRCVQKIWEQIK, from the coding sequence ATGAAGGAAATAACCTTACTTAGTGGAAAAGGAGGAACGGGCAAAACGACCCTCACAGCAGCTCTGGCTTCTATAGCTCACAAGGCTGTTCTATGCGATAACGATGTAGATGCCGCCGACCTACACCTGATACTCCATCCTAAAGTACGCTGTAAACATGTGTTTCAAGGGGCATGGCAGGCGACCATCGATTCAAACAAATGCACACAATGTGATGCGTGCATAACAAATTGCAGATTTGATGCCATCCATATGAATGCCACAGGATATCCTGAGGTAAACCCAATCAGTTGCGAAGGCTGTCGTTTATGCGAACGTATTTGCCCGGCAAATGCCATTATTTCCGAACGAAGCCAAAATAACTATTGGTACGAATCGGACACCCGCTTTGGCCCCTTGGTGCATGCCCGCATGGGACCGGGCGAAGAGAACTCCGGCAAATTGGTTTCTACCGTACGCAAAAAAGCCAGAGAAATTGCCAAAGAAATCCAAGCCGACTTTATTATAAACGACGGCCCTCCCGGAATTGGGTGCAGTGTTATCTCGGCCTTATCCGGTACCCATTTACTGGTACTGATTACAGAACCCTCGCAGTCGGGGCTTTATGATGCCAAACGTTTGGTACAATTGGCGCAATCGTTTAACATTCCGGTAAGGGGCATCATCAACAAAGCCAATATCAACAGCGAGATGACCCGGATGATCAGCCAGTTTTTCGACAGCGAACAAATACCCGTACTGGCTCATATACCGTTCGATAAAAATGTGGTGCAAGCTATGATTGAAGGTAAAACCATTGTTGAACATGACAGCACATCCGAATTAACTAGATGTGTGCAAAAGATATGGGAACAGATTAAGTAA
- a CDS encoding nucleotide-binding protein, whose amino-acid sequence MSCKIAVASGKGGTGKTTVAVSIYHMLAQTSKGKVQLVDCDVEEPNDLIFFDDAEEAGAEDVLQMIPAIDTEKCTFCRKCAEYCEFNAIVVLPTAQFAEINSSLCHSCGACLVACPSNAITEHPHPIGKISHYKTKVGEGLLEGKLNIGSAMQTMLIRELKKKVAPNREIVIYDGPPGTSCSAVETTIDADYVLLVTEPTPFGLHDLKITVELMKQLNKAFGIIINKAGLGNEDIYHYIRQNNLELLGEIPFANSFASNYAQGKLLETLPPEITKSLKNVLNRLQAKILSHEGNNLT is encoded by the coding sequence ATGAGTTGCAAAATAGCCGTGGCGAGCGGTAAAGGAGGAACGGGTAAAACAACCGTGGCAGTGAGCATCTATCATATGTTGGCTCAAACCAGCAAGGGCAAAGTGCAACTGGTAGATTGCGACGTAGAAGAACCCAACGACCTTATCTTTTTTGACGATGCAGAGGAGGCAGGTGCCGAGGATGTATTGCAGATGATACCTGCAATTGACACAGAAAAATGTACCTTCTGCCGTAAATGTGCCGAATACTGCGAGTTCAACGCCATTGTAGTATTACCCACTGCCCAATTTGCGGAGATAAACTCCTCGCTGTGTCACTCGTGTGGAGCTTGCCTGGTGGCATGCCCAAGCAATGCAATAACGGAGCACCCCCACCCTATCGGGAAAATAAGCCACTACAAAACCAAAGTTGGCGAGGGCTTGCTGGAAGGGAAGTTAAACATCGGTTCGGCTATGCAAACCATGCTTATTCGGGAACTCAAAAAAAAAGTAGCTCCCAACAGGGAAATTGTAATTTATGATGGTCCTCCCGGCACCAGTTGCTCAGCAGTGGAAACAACCATCGATGCCGATTATGTGCTGTTGGTTACAGAACCCACCCCATTTGGCCTGCACGATTTAAAAATAACCGTGGAACTGATGAAACAGCTCAATAAAGCCTTCGGCATAATCATTAATAAAGCCGGCTTAGGCAATGAAGATATTTACCATTACATCCGGCAAAACAACTTGGAATTGTTGGGCGAAATACCTTTTGCAAACTCCTTTGCTTCCAACTATGCACAAGGGAAGTTACTGGAAACATTGCCACCGGAAATAACAAAAAGTTTAAAAAATGTATTAAATCGCTTGCAAGCCAAAATTTTATCCCATGAAGGAAATAACCTTACTTAG
- a CDS encoding NifB/NifX family molybdenum-iron cluster-binding protein: protein MIKKIAIPVDNEDVLDAHFGHCQYFYISTVNDGQVVSTEKLIPPPHEPGVLPKWLAEKDVSDIIAGGMGQKAIQLFNANKVNAFVGAPKLRAKELVEGFLNGTLSFTGNYCDH, encoded by the coding sequence ATGATAAAAAAAATAGCGATTCCCGTGGACAATGAAGATGTATTGGATGCCCACTTTGGTCATTGCCAATACTTTTATATAAGCACCGTTAACGATGGGCAAGTCGTATCTACCGAAAAACTGATACCGCCACCACACGAGCCAGGGGTTTTACCTAAATGGCTGGCCGAAAAAGATGTAAGCGATATTATAGCTGGCGGAATGGGTCAAAAAGCCATTCAGCTGTTTAATGCCAACAAGGTGAATGCCTTTGTAGGTGCACCTAAACTAAGGGCCAAAGAGCTGGTGGAAGGTTTTTTAAACGGCACCTTGTCTTTTACCGGCAACTACTGCGACCATTAA
- a CDS encoding NifB/NifX family molybdenum-iron cluster-binding protein, whose translation MKTVITSSGDSLSSLFDMRFGRAEYFCIYDSKTGESKFLKNENKDNSSGAGVKVAERMIELGITQVVSGDFGPKAKNLLDKFNIQMVILQNAGLSIDDIVQKMKNK comes from the coding sequence ATGAAAACAGTAATCACATCATCCGGCGATAGTTTATCATCATTATTCGACATGAGATTTGGCAGAGCCGAATACTTTTGCATCTACGACAGCAAAACGGGAGAAAGCAAATTTCTTAAAAACGAGAATAAAGACAACAGCTCCGGTGCAGGCGTTAAAGTGGCCGAGCGTATGATAGAGCTCGGTATCACCCAAGTTGTGTCGGGCGATTTTGGCCCCAAAGCCAAAAACTTATTGGATAAGTTTAATATTCAAATGGTTATTCTGCAAAATGCAGGCTTAAGCATAGATGATATCGTACAAAAAATGAAAAATAAATAA
- a CDS encoding DUF134 domain-containing protein: protein MARRKRLRKVVAPPKFEGYKPYGNRGGSNGSVDLLYEEYEAIKLADYDLMNHHEAALLMGVSRPTFARIYESARRKIAVALVETKEIKSVFGNASLEGNWYLCDKCNAKFTLPKTSIGSHCPLCNSPTIELLQA, encoded by the coding sequence ATGGCACGCAGAAAAAGGTTGAGAAAAGTGGTTGCCCCACCCAAATTTGAAGGATACAAACCCTATGGTAACCGAGGAGGATCAAACGGTTCAGTGGATTTGTTGTACGAGGAATATGAAGCCATAAAACTGGCCGACTACGATTTGATGAACCATCACGAGGCCGCATTGCTAATGGGTGTTTCGAGACCTACTTTTGCCCGTATTTATGAAAGTGCCCGACGTAAAATAGCCGTTGCTTTGGTAGAAACCAAGGAAATTAAATCGGTATTTGGCAATGCCAGCTTAGAAGGCAATTGGTATTTATGTGACAAATGTAATGCTAAGTTTACACTGCCAAAAACTTCGATAGGTAGCCACTGCCCTTTATGTAATTCCCCAACAATAGAATTGTTACAAGCTTAA
- a CDS encoding MATE family efflux transporter: MGKLGKITALEFESIPKLLWSYFLPAFAGVIINSLYNIVDRIFIGQYVDALALAGLSAIFPIMIIMMAFGMLVGMGAGVRISINLGKKDYSRAELVLGNAFIMMIIVSVLITVIGFTISHPLLQFFGVNEQTYTYAQEYLHIILMGTVFNILGYGLNNLIRSEGSAQIAMISMLISAGLNILLDYIFIVRLQMGVKGAAYATVLSQVALTTWVIAHFKSSRSVIQLRARSLKLTRNVVWYIVSIGFAPFSMQIASSAVFGIYNIQLIKYGSDMAIGAMGVIISISMLMVMTVISITMANQPIIGFNIGAKNYKRVKETLRISIIAATVISIAGFAIAQLMPGAIIKLFNNKDAELLRIGTQGLRIFLMVLPLIGFQIVIGNYYQSIGKAGISAFLSVLRQVIFLIPLLFVLPNYFGLAGVWLSAPVSDTMSACVCVFFTVYEFRKLNKAIALQTP; the protein is encoded by the coding sequence ATGGGTAAATTAGGGAAAATTACAGCCTTAGAATTTGAATCGATTCCCAAGTTATTGTGGAGTTACTTTCTACCTGCTTTTGCCGGGGTTATCATTAATTCGCTTTATAATATTGTAGATCGGATTTTTATAGGGCAATATGTTGATGCACTTGCTTTGGCAGGCTTGAGCGCTATTTTCCCCATCATGATTATTATGATGGCCTTTGGCATGTTGGTAGGGATGGGCGCTGGCGTGCGCATTTCTATTAACCTGGGTAAAAAGGACTATAGCAGGGCAGAGTTGGTTTTGGGCAACGCTTTTATTATGATGATAATAGTGTCGGTATTAATTACCGTGATAGGCTTTACCATAAGCCATCCCTTATTGCAATTTTTTGGTGTAAACGAACAAACCTACACCTATGCACAAGAGTATCTTCACATTATTTTAATGGGAACCGTATTTAATATTCTCGGCTACGGCTTAAACAACCTGATACGTTCCGAAGGCAGTGCCCAAATTGCCATGATATCCATGCTTATTAGTGCCGGACTAAATATACTGTTGGATTATATTTTTATTGTGCGCTTACAGATGGGTGTAAAGGGGGCGGCTTACGCAACGGTTCTGTCGCAAGTCGCATTAACCACATGGGTAATAGCCCATTTTAAAAGCTCACGTTCTGTCATCCAACTTCGGGCACGCAGTTTAAAACTGACCCGTAATGTGGTTTGGTATATTGTAAGCATCGGCTTTGCACCTTTTAGCATGCAAATAGCCTCCAGTGCAGTATTTGGCATTTACAATATTCAACTCATCAAATACGGAAGCGACATGGCAATTGGGGCTATGGGGGTTATCATCAGTATTTCCATGTTAATGGTGATGACGGTAATATCCATTACCATGGCCAATCAGCCCATCATCGGGTTTAACATAGGTGCTAAAAACTACAAACGAGTAAAAGAAACTTTACGTATCTCCATTATTGCGGCTACAGTTATTTCTATTGCAGGATTTGCCATAGCACAACTAATGCCAGGCGCCATTATTAAACTGTTTAATAATAAAGATGCCGAACTACTAAGGATTGGTACACAAGGCTTACGCATTTTTTTAATGGTCTTGCCATTAATCGGTTTTCAAATCGTTATTGGCAATTATTATCAATCAATCGGCAAAGCCGGCATATCGGCCTTTCTGTCCGTTTTACGCCAGGTTATCTTTCTCATTCCGCTCCTGTTTGTCCTGCCCAATTATTTTGGCTTGGCCGGTGTTTGGCTGTCAGCTCCGGTATCGGACACTATGTCAGCTTGCGTTTGTGTATTTTTTACGGTCTATGAGTTCCGCAAATTAAATAAGGCCATCGCCTTGCAGACCCCTTAA
- a CDS encoding head GIN domain-containing protein → MMKKLFLALVLFGILTTVFAQDKKSQQRNIGTFNELDAGKGINVTLIEGDKEKLVVEIKNADLSDVITELKGRRLEIKLKTKIYKDVAVQVYVTYKSIKAIKTGTGAFVDANNVIHAENLDLRAGSGSTIILDIDTRTVSSSLSSSKIELAGKTEFQDVKTNTGGKYIANMLTSKQTFVKASTGGTAWVNATEKLEAKTNTGGRVTYNGNPEKLILNGNVEKEE, encoded by the coding sequence ATGATGAAAAAACTATTTTTAGCACTGGTTCTGTTCGGAATCCTCACAACTGTCTTTGCCCAGGATAAAAAAAGCCAGCAACGTAACATTGGCACATTCAACGAATTAGATGCCGGAAAAGGCATTAACGTTACACTAATTGAAGGCGACAAGGAGAAGCTGGTAGTAGAAATAAAAAACGCCGACCTGAGCGACGTAATTACCGAACTAAAAGGGCGCAGACTGGAAATTAAGCTTAAAACAAAAATATACAAAGATGTGGCCGTGCAGGTATATGTAACGTACAAATCGATAAAAGCCATAAAAACCGGAACGGGTGCTTTTGTTGACGCCAACAACGTAATACATGCCGAAAACCTTGATTTGAGAGCCGGATCGGGTTCCACCATTATTTTGGATATCGATACCAGAACAGTTTCTTCCTCCCTCTCGTCGTCTAAGATAGAGCTAGCAGGGAAAACCGAGTTCCAGGATGTAAAAACCAATACCGGGGGCAAATACATCGCCAACATGCTTACCAGTAAACAAACTTTTGTAAAAGCAAGCACCGGTGGCACAGCCTGGGTAAACGCCACAGAAAAGCTGGAGGCAAAAACAAATACCGGTGGAAGAGTTACCTACAACGGCAACCCCGAAAAACTAATTCTTAACGGAAACGTAGAAAAAGAAGAGTAA